The Setaria viridis chromosome 9, Setaria_viridis_v4.0, whole genome shotgun sequence sequence gcggcggcgcccgtggtGTCGGAGGTGTTGGGATACAGCAGCGTGTAGGGGAACTCGGCGGGCCCGCTCCGGTTCTTCAGCTGCGGGTCGCGGTTCTCGGCCACCACCTTGCCCTCGATCTCCACCAGCGCGTCGCTGAACCGCTTGAACGCCGCGAGCGCCCTGGCGTCCGAGGTCCACTCCGGGGTGTCGCGCTGGCCCAGGTACACCTCGTCGGAGGAGTGCTTGGAGAGGACCTCGATGAGCGAGATGCCGATGATGGTCTGGATCTGGCTGGTGATGGTGTGGATGAACCCCAGCTCCGGGTCGCGCTCCAGCTCCGCGTACGCCTCCGTGCCGGGCTCCGGCATCCGGCGCCGGCTCACCGTGGGCCGGTTCGGGAGGTACCCCGCGTAGGGGTACTGCCCGAAGTTGACGGCCGCGTGCAGCGCCGACGCGATCCAGATGATGGTGGTGCAGGCGCTCGCGAGCTCCGTCACGGCCTGCATCCGCGGCCACCAGGGCGCGTCTTTGAGGTCGCCGTGCCCGACCTCGCGCACCTCCTTCCACCAGGCCTGCAGCTCCGCGTCGCCCTGCAGCGTGGCGTCGTTGGGGTAGTAGATGGCCAGGTACTCGCCCACCCACCGCTCGATGGCGTGCCAGATGGCCAGACCGTCGCTCGCGTACGGGTAGTCCTGGATCAGCAGCCGCACCTTGTAGGGGCTCGACGGGTCCGGCACCGCCACGCCGCGCTTGACGAGGTCGGCCGGGAGGCCCTGCTCGGTGAAGTTCCAGTCCTTGTACACCACGGAGGACATGGTGAGCGCGTACTTGCCCGGGAACACGGTCATCTCGAAGATGCCGCCGCCGTTGATGAGAGTCTGCCGCGCCAGCGCGTTGATGGTCATCGTGTCGCGATAGTGCGGGTGCAGGAGCTTGTGCACCGGGTGCGTCACGCTCAGCTGCCGGTTCGTCGCGATCACGAACGGCTCCATCACCGCGTGTGTGTTCAGCCTGAGATCGATCGATTAATTTCAGGATTAATCATTGTATGAGTAGTAAATTCATCCGCACATGCAAAACAAGTGATATTGTCAGTTCGTACCAGTGGCTGATGAGCTGGTGCCAGCCGGAGTCGTTGACGGCGACGTAGGCCTTGGCGAGCTGCCAGATCCACGCCTCGACGCCGCTGGACGCCGGCGTGTAGACCTTGCTCTTGGCCTTGGTCAGGCCGCCGTCGATGTAGGGCTCGCTCAGCTCGATGGCGAGCGGGGTCAGCCTGCCGTCGCCGCGCAGGAAGAAGAGCGTCCGGGTGGCGTAGATGAAGTTGCCCTCCAGGTTGTTGACGTCGATCAGGAACGGCATGAACCGGTCGTGGTGGTCCAGGATGAAGAGCCGGTTGCCGTCCAGCGCCTGCTGCACCGTGAGGCCCTCGAGGCTCTTCTCGATGTGCTCCGCCGTGATGGTGCTGGTCTGGTCGCCGTACTTGCTGGGATCCAGAGTGCTCTTGGGAGGGAACTCCTGCGATCGAACAGCGACAGACGTTCGTCAGGCGCATTTCATTTCCTTTGATTTCCACGTGGTGAATCCAGTCATCCACACAcgcttgcattgcattcataGTCTCTGCAGAAGTAAGTTGGCTCACCGTGAGGCGCGTGATCATCATCGGGTTAACGCCGGCGAGCACCTCGCGCGCGAACTCCTCATCGGTCCTCCACGCATTCTTGTCCTCTGTTCCACACAGAACGCAACGCAAACATTCAGT is a genomic window containing:
- the LOC117836611 gene encoding putative linoleate 9S-lipoxygenase 3, which gives rise to MLSGIIDGLTGANKNARLKGTVVLMRKNVLDLNDFGATVIDGISEFLGKGVTCQLISSTLVDPYNGNRGRVGAEANLEQWLTSLPSLTTGESKFGVAFDWEVEKLGVPGAIIVKNYHSAEFFLKTITLDEVPGRGAVTFVANSWVYPVDKYRYNRVFFSNDTYLPSQMPAALKPYRDDELRNLRGDDQQGPYEDHDRVYRYDVYNDLGEPDRGNPRPVLGGSDDHPYPRRCRTGRKPTTTDPNSESRLSLVEQIYVPRDERFGHLKMSDFLGYAIKAITQGIVPAVRTYVDTTPGEFDSFQDIINLYEGGIKLPKIQALEDMRKLFPLQLVKDLLPAGGDYLLKLPIPHIIKEDKNAWRTDEEFAREVLAGVNPMMITRLTEFPPKSTLDPSKYGDQTSTITAEHIEKSLEGLTVQQALDGNRLFILDHHDRFMPFLIDVNNLEGNFIYATRTLFFLRGDGRLTPLAIELSEPYIDGGLTKAKSKVYTPASSGVEAWIWQLAKAYVAVNDSGWHQLISHWLNTHAVMEPFVIATNRQLSVTHPVHKLLHPHYRDTMTINALARQTLINGGGIFEMTVFPGKYALTMSSVVYKDWNFTEQGLPADLVKRGVAVPDPSSPYKVRLLIQDYPYASDGLAIWHAIERWVGEYLAIYYPNDATLQGDAELQAWWKEVREVGHGDLKDAPWWPRMQAVTELASACTTIIWIASALHAAVNFGQYPYAGYLPNRPTVSRRRMPEPGTEAYAELERDPELGFIHTITSQIQTIIGISLIEVLSKHSSDEVYLGQRDTPEWTSDARALAAFKRFSDALVEIEGKVVAENRDPQLKNRSGPAEFPYTLLYPNTSDTTGAAAGLTAKGIPNSISI